A single window of Mesoplodon densirostris isolate mMesDen1 chromosome 13, mMesDen1 primary haplotype, whole genome shotgun sequence DNA harbors:
- the FABP5 gene encoding fatty acid-binding protein 5 isoform X1: MATIQQLVGKWCLVESKGFDEYMKEVGVGLALRKMGAIAKPNCIITSDGKNLTIKTESTLKTTQFSCNLGEKFEETTADGRKTQTVCNFTDGALVQHQEWDGKESIITRKVEDGKLVVVCTMNNVTCTRVYEKVE; this comes from the exons ATGGCCACCATTCAGCAGCTGGTAGGAAAATGGTGCTTAGTAGAGAGCAAAGGCTTTGACGAATACATGAAGGAAGTAG GAGTGGGGCTAGCTCTGCGAAAAATGGGTGCAATAGCCAAACCGAACTGTATCATCACTTCCGACGGCAAAAACCTCACCATAAAAACTGAGAGCACTTTGAAAACAACACAGTTTTCCTGCAACCTGGGAGAGAAGTTTGAAGAGACTACAGCTGATGGCAGAAAAACTCAG ACTGTCTGCAACTTTACAGATGGCGCATTGGTTCAACATCAGGAATGGGATGGAAAGGAAAGCATAATAACAAGAAAAGTGGAAGATGGAAAATTAGTGGTG GTATGTACCATGAACAATGTCACCTGTACTCGGGTCTATGAAAAAGTAGAGTAA
- the FABP5 gene encoding fatty acid-binding protein 5 isoform X2 yields MLVETLGVGLALRKMGAIAKPNCIITSDGKNLTIKTESTLKTTQFSCNLGEKFEETTADGRKTQTVCNFTDGALVQHQEWDGKESIITRKVEDGKLVVVCTMNNVTCTRVYEKVE; encoded by the exons ATGCTGGTTGAGACACTGG GAGTGGGGCTAGCTCTGCGAAAAATGGGTGCAATAGCCAAACCGAACTGTATCATCACTTCCGACGGCAAAAACCTCACCATAAAAACTGAGAGCACTTTGAAAACAACACAGTTTTCCTGCAACCTGGGAGAGAAGTTTGAAGAGACTACAGCTGATGGCAGAAAAACTCAG ACTGTCTGCAACTTTACAGATGGCGCATTGGTTCAACATCAGGAATGGGATGGAAAGGAAAGCATAATAACAAGAAAAGTGGAAGATGGAAAATTAGTGGTG GTATGTACCATGAACAATGTCACCTGTACTCGGGTCTATGAAAAAGTAGAGTAA